A region from the Benincasa hispida cultivar B227 chromosome 12, ASM972705v1, whole genome shotgun sequence genome encodes:
- the LOC120067402 gene encoding uncharacterized protein LOC120067402, protein MPTYTKFLKDMVTKKRSTGKFAMVALTQCAKSIIPPKMRDPGSFTIPCSVGGLYIGQELCNLGASINLMSLPIFEQLNMGQLAPTTMTLQLADRSLVHPEGKMKDVLVTIDKFILPADFIIMNYKSDKEVLIILG, encoded by the coding sequence ATGCCTACATATacgaagtttctaaaggatatggtgacaaagaagagaagcACTGGTAAGTTTGCAATGGTGGCTTTGACGCAATGTGcaaaatctataatcccaccgaaAATGCGTGACCCTGGAAGTTTCACTATACCTTGCTCTGTTGGAGGGTTATACATCGGTCAAGAGTTATGCAATCTCGGGgccagcatcaacttgatgtCCCTGCCAATTTTCGAGCAGCTGAATATGGGGCAGCTTGCGCCCACGACGATGACTCTCCAATTAGCGGATAGATCTCttgtgcatccagaggggaagaTGAAGGATGTTCTAGttacaatcgacaaatttatattaccagcagacttcatcatcaTGAACTATAAATCAGACAAGGAGGTACTCATCATCTTGGGATGA